In Panicum virgatum strain AP13 chromosome 4N, P.virgatum_v5, whole genome shotgun sequence, a single window of DNA contains:
- the LOC120671028 gene encoding uncharacterized protein LOC120671028 isoform X4: MPKRGPNAPSKSSKDHMCHLVKALLDQYNDYHNLCKDLAHELKDFVSWDWIYENTKTYYHFNFTTKTNKADDVNLFFAEVMWVKIGYAVTCCCMIKPNDDGCGYGCTNPKQKVIHPNNSRAYIGGHVSGNVPFGGESFCGQTKVFFKGQ, translated from the exons ATGCCAAAGAGAGGCCCCAATGCACCATCCAAGAGTTCCAAGGATCACATGTGTCATTTGGTTAAAGCTTTATTGGACCAGTATAATGATTATCACAATCTTTGCAAG GATCTCGCACATGAACTCAAAGATTTTGTGAGCTGGGACTGGATATATGAGAACACTAAGACTT ACTATCATTTTAATTTCACAACCAAGACGAACAAAGCTGATGATGTCAATCTATTCTTTGCTGAAGTGATGTGGGTAAAAATTGGTTATGCGGTCACCTGCTGTTGCATGATCAAACCTAATGATGATG GTTGTGGCTATGGTTGCACCAATCCTAAGCAGAAGGTTATACACCCAAATAATAGTCGTGCATACATTGGGGGGCATGTGAGTGGAAATGTGCCATTTGGAG GAGAAAGCTTTTGTGGCCAGACTAAGGTTTTTTTTAAG GGGCAGTGA
- the LOC120670404 gene encoding uncharacterized protein LOC120670404 yields MPPPRDVLKINTDAAFREAEKDGAWGYVIRDCNGHRVMAGSGRLKWVHDALSAEGEAYLEALKAAMEEGISRVAIETDSANLVAAVMTNRFDQAPGGVLFREIRVLLSLHFVTLSFSHVSRNCNGCAHELACSGLQRDPDQPVTWSDPLPSFVKNLVDRDLIDPESGE; encoded by the coding sequence ATGCCCCCTCCACGGGATGTGCTGAAAATTAACACCGATGCTGCGTTTCGTGAAGCAGAAAAGGATGGAGCCTGGGGTTATGTGATCAGGGACTGCAATGGTCACAGGGTGATGGCAGGATCAGGACGTCTGAAATGGGTGCATGATGCACTGTCTGCTGAAGGAGAAGCCTACTTGGAGGCACTTAAGGCGGCAATGGAGGAGGGGATCTCTCGTGTCGCCATTGAGACTGATTCAGCTAATCTGGTGGCGGCCGTCATGACGAATAGGTTTGATCAAGCACCAGGAGGTGTGCTGTTTAGGGAGATTCGTGTGCTTCTCTCTTTGCATTTTGTTACTCTTAGCTTCTCACATGTTTCTCGTAATTGTAATGGTTGTGCTCATGAACTGGCTTGTTCTGGATTACAAAGGGACCCGGATCAACCTGTGACATGGTCTGATCCCCTCCCGAGTTTTGTAAAGAACCTTGTGGATCGTGATCTTATTGATCCCGAGTCAGGTGAATAA
- the LOC120669941 gene encoding uncharacterized protein LOC120669941 isoform X2 yields MPQPHPRIQGGAEPYGQIRIPDGLLFNVFRAPDGRFYTDHPRVKGPFRNYLRLRNAICHFFGCRNLQLRVTQGGPTIRPRGTRRASAPVVTEDSPSLPLPPPPPPPPPSDLVAAVAESASALTLQDADVSSSEELLSSSEESITSSPRTVPHSTINSSSSFSPFRLEKLMAGAAESASAQTLKEADVSSSEELLDATSSAELSTASPSSVLPDTADNSPPSASSVGPPILLCRPPNWYQDFYIRTDRKGYLQMYPDLGGPFGSLQEAEAAVNRHLDKRRLPEICQKPSEGPRAEWLIKQCLYYPDGMPKRGPNAPRKNSKHHMRPLVKAVVDQYNDYNNLYKDLAHELEDLVSFDWMYENNKTYYHFNFTTKANKADDVNLFFAEVMCIKNGYAVTCCCMIKPKDDGCCYGCTNPKQNVIHPNNSCAYIGGHVNGNVPFGGDDYSSDEDDEAFVARLRFFFKGQ; encoded by the exons ATGCCGCAACCTCATCCCCGCATCCAGG GTGGCGCTGAGCCCTATGGGCAGATCAGGATTCCCGACGGCTTACTGTTCAATGTCTTCCGCGCCCCGGACGGGAGATTCTACACCGACCATCCTCGCGTGAAGGGGCCGTTTCGCAACTACTTGCGCCTCAGAAATGCAATCTGTCACTTTTTTGGCTGCCGAAACCTGCAGCTGAGGGTGACGCAAGGCGGACCCACCATCCGTCCCCGGGGAACCCGTCGAGCCTCGGCACCGGTGGTAACAGAGGACTCGCCATCTCTgcccctaccgccgccgccgccgccgcctcctcc GTCTGACCTTGTGGCTGCTGTTGCTGAGTCTGCATCCGCACTAACTCTGCAAGATGCAGATGTTTCATCCTCGGAGGAGTTGCTCTCATCATCAGAAGAATCAATCACTTCCAGTCCTCGGACAGTGCCGCATAGCACCATTAATAGTTCGTCAAGCTTTTCCCCCTTCAGACTTGAGAAGCTTATGGCAGGTGCTGCCGAGTCTGCATCTGCACAAACCCTTAAAGAAGCAGATGTTTCATCCTCTGAGGAGTTGCTTGACGCTACATCATCTGCAGAATTGAGCACTGCCAGTCCAAGTAGTGTGTTGCCTGACACAGCTGACAACTCTCCACCATCAGCTTCTTCTGTTGGGCCTCCCATTCTGTTGTGCAGGCCCCCGAATTGGTATCAGGACTTTTACATTAGGACGGATCGGAAAGGATATCTGCAGATGTATCCTGATCTGGGCGGGCCATTTGGAAGCTTGCAGGAAGCTGAAGCTGCTGTCAATCGTCATCTTGACAAACGGCGGCTCCCAGAAAT ATGCCAGAAGCCATCCGAAGGTCCTCGTGCAGAGTGGCTTATTAAACAATGTCTTTACTATCccgatggcatgccaaagagaGGCCCCAATGCACCACGCAAGAATTCCAAGCATCACATGCGTCCCTTGGTTAAAGCTGTAGTGGACCAGTATAATGATTATAACAATCTTTACAAG GATCTTGCACATGAACTCGAAGATCTTGTGAGCTTTGACTGGATGTATGAGAATAATAAGACTTATTATCATTTTAACTTCACAACAAAGGCGAACAAAGCTGATGATGTCAATCTATTCTTTGCTGAAGTGATGTGCATAAAAAATGGTTATGCGGTCACCTGTTGTTGCATGATCAAACCTAAAGATGATG GTTGTTGCTATGGTTGCACCAATCCTAAGCAGAATGTTATACACCCAAATAATAGTTGTGCATACATTGGGGGGCATGTGAATGGAAATGTGCCATTTGGAGGTGATGATTACTCTAGCGATGAGGAT GATGAAGCTTTTGTGGCCAGACTAAGGTTTTTTTTTAAG GGGCAGTGA
- the LOC120671028 gene encoding uncharacterized protein LOC120671028 isoform X2 has translation MSVSDELVADSASELILQEADVSSSEEELLPSSEEPITSSPGTLPHSTIDGSSSSFPGAVGSASSEQLSTTSSSSVLHLRDTAEKFPPSASFVGPPILLCRPPNWYQDFYMRTDHKGYLQMYPDLGGPFGSLQEAEAAIKRHLDERRLPEICQKPSEGPRVE, from the exons ATGTCAGT GTCTGACGAACTTGTGGCCGACTCTGCATCCGAGCTGATTCTGCAAGAGGCGGATGTTTCATCCTCGGAGGAGGAGTTGCTCCCATCATCTGAAGAACCAATCACGTCCAGTCCAGGGACACTGCCGCATAGCACCATCGATGGCTCCTCGAGCTCCTTCCCAGGTGCTGTTGGGTCTGCATCGTCTGAACAATTGAGCACTACCAGTTCAAGTAGTGTGCTGCACTTGCGTGACACGGCTGAGAAATTTCCACCGTCAGCTTCATTTGTTGGGCCTCCCATTCTGTTGTGTCGTCCTCCAAATTGGTATCAGGACTTTTACATGAGGACGGATCACAAGGGATATCTGCAGATGTATCCTGATCTGGGCGGGCCGTTTGGCAGCTTGCAGGAAGCTGAAGCTGCTATCAAACGCCATCTTGACGAACGACGGCTCCCAGAAAT ATGCCAGAAGCCATCCGAAGGTCCTCGTGTAGAGTAG
- the LOC120671028 gene encoding uncharacterized protein LOC120671028 isoform X1, producing the protein MPKRGPNAPSKSSKDHMCHLVKALLDQYNDYHNLCKDLAHELKDFVSWDWIYENTKTYYHFNFTTKTNKADDVNLFFAEVMWVKIGYAVTCCCMIKPNDDGCGYGCTNPKQKVIHPNNSRAYIGGHVSGNVPFGGDDDSSNEDEKAFVARLRFFLRGSEEALAEN; encoded by the exons ATGCCAAAGAGAGGCCCCAATGCACCATCCAAGAGTTCCAAGGATCACATGTGTCATTTGGTTAAAGCTTTATTGGACCAGTATAATGATTATCACAATCTTTGCAAG GATCTCGCACATGAACTCAAAGATTTTGTGAGCTGGGACTGGATATATGAGAACACTAAGACTT ACTATCATTTTAATTTCACAACCAAGACGAACAAAGCTGATGATGTCAATCTATTCTTTGCTGAAGTGATGTGGGTAAAAATTGGTTATGCGGTCACCTGCTGTTGCATGATCAAACCTAATGATGATG GTTGTGGCTATGGTTGCACCAATCCTAAGCAGAAGGTTATACACCCAAATAATAGTCGTGCATACATTGGGGGGCATGTGAGTGGAAATGTGCCATTTGGAGGTGATGATGACTCTAGCAATGAGGAT GAGAAAGCTTTTGTGGCCAGACTAAGGTTTTTTTTAAG GGGCAGTGAAGAGGCGTTGGCGGAGAATTAA
- the LOC120669941 gene encoding uncharacterized protein LOC120669941 isoform X3 → MPQPHPRIQGGTEPYGQIRIPRIQGGAEPYGQIRIPDGLLFNVFRAPDGRFYTDHPRVKGPFRNYLRLRNAICHFFGCRNLQLRVTQGGPTIRPRGTRRASAPVVTEDSPSLPLPPPPPPPPPSDLVAAVAESASALTLQDADVSSSEELLSSSEESITSSPRTVPHSTINSSSSFSPFRLEKLMAGAAESASAQTLKEADVSSSEELLDATSSAELSTASPSSVLPDTADNSPPSASSVGPPILLCRPPNWYQDFYIRTDRKGYLQMYPDLGGPFGSLQEAEAAVNRHLDKRRLPEICQKPSEGPRAEWLIKQCLYYPDGMPKRGPNAPRKNSKHHMRPLVKAVVDQYNDYNNLYKDLAHELEDLVSFDWMYENNKTYYHFNFTTKANKADDVNLFFAEVMCIKNGYAVTCCCMIKPKDDGCCYGCTNPKQNVIHPNNSCAYIGGHVNGNVPFGG, encoded by the exons ATGCCGCAACCTCATCCCCGCATCCAGGGTGGCACTGAGCCCTATGGGCAGATCAGGATTCCTCGCATCCAGGGTGGCGCTGAGCCCTATGGGCAGATCAGGATTCCCGACGGCTTACTGTTCAATGTCTTCCGCGCCCCGGACGGGAGATTCTACACCGACCATCCTCGCGTGAAGGGGCCGTTTCGCAACTACTTGCGCCTCAGAAATGCAATCTGTCACTTTTTTGGCTGCCGAAACCTGCAGCTGAGGGTGACGCAAGGCGGACCCACCATCCGTCCCCGGGGAACCCGTCGAGCCTCGGCACCGGTGGTAACAGAGGACTCGCCATCTCTgcccctaccgccgccgccgccgccgcctcctcc GTCTGACCTTGTGGCTGCTGTTGCTGAGTCTGCATCCGCACTAACTCTGCAAGATGCAGATGTTTCATCCTCGGAGGAGTTGCTCTCATCATCAGAAGAATCAATCACTTCCAGTCCTCGGACAGTGCCGCATAGCACCATTAATAGTTCGTCAAGCTTTTCCCCCTTCAGACTTGAGAAGCTTATGGCAGGTGCTGCCGAGTCTGCATCTGCACAAACCCTTAAAGAAGCAGATGTTTCATCCTCTGAGGAGTTGCTTGACGCTACATCATCTGCAGAATTGAGCACTGCCAGTCCAAGTAGTGTGTTGCCTGACACAGCTGACAACTCTCCACCATCAGCTTCTTCTGTTGGGCCTCCCATTCTGTTGTGCAGGCCCCCGAATTGGTATCAGGACTTTTACATTAGGACGGATCGGAAAGGATATCTGCAGATGTATCCTGATCTGGGCGGGCCATTTGGAAGCTTGCAGGAAGCTGAAGCTGCTGTCAATCGTCATCTTGACAAACGGCGGCTCCCAGAAAT ATGCCAGAAGCCATCCGAAGGTCCTCGTGCAGAGTGGCTTATTAAACAATGTCTTTACTATCccgatggcatgccaaagagaGGCCCCAATGCACCACGCAAGAATTCCAAGCATCACATGCGTCCCTTGGTTAAAGCTGTAGTGGACCAGTATAATGATTATAACAATCTTTACAAG GATCTTGCACATGAACTCGAAGATCTTGTGAGCTTTGACTGGATGTATGAGAATAATAAGACTTATTATCATTTTAACTTCACAACAAAGGCGAACAAAGCTGATGATGTCAATCTATTCTTTGCTGAAGTGATGTGCATAAAAAATGGTTATGCGGTCACCTGTTGTTGCATGATCAAACCTAAAGATGATG GTTGTTGCTATGGTTGCACCAATCCTAAGCAGAATGTTATACACCCAAATAATAGTTGTGCATACATTGGGGGGCATGTGAATGGAAATGTGCCATTTGGAG GATGA
- the LOC120671028 gene encoding uncharacterized protein LOC120671028 isoform X3, whose amino-acid sequence MSVSDELVADSASELILQEADVSSSEEELLPSSEEPITSSPGTLPHSTIDGSSSSFPGAVGSASSEQLSTTSSSSVLHLRDTAEKFPPSASFVGPPILLCRPPNWYQDFYMRTDHKGYLQMYPDLGGPFGSLQEAEAAIKRHLDERRLPEMLWLWLHQS is encoded by the exons ATGTCAGT GTCTGACGAACTTGTGGCCGACTCTGCATCCGAGCTGATTCTGCAAGAGGCGGATGTTTCATCCTCGGAGGAGGAGTTGCTCCCATCATCTGAAGAACCAATCACGTCCAGTCCAGGGACACTGCCGCATAGCACCATCGATGGCTCCTCGAGCTCCTTCCCAGGTGCTGTTGGGTCTGCATCGTCTGAACAATTGAGCACTACCAGTTCAAGTAGTGTGCTGCACTTGCGTGACACGGCTGAGAAATTTCCACCGTCAGCTTCATTTGTTGGGCCTCCCATTCTGTTGTGTCGTCCTCCAAATTGGTATCAGGACTTTTACATGAGGACGGATCACAAGGGATATCTGCAGATGTATCCTGATCTGGGCGGGCCGTTTGGCAGCTTGCAGGAAGCTGAAGCTGCTATCAAACGCCATCTTGACGAACGACGGCTCCCAGAAAT GTTGTGGCTATGGTTGCACCAATCCTAA
- the LOC120669941 gene encoding uncharacterized protein LOC120669941 isoform X1 → MPQPHPRIQGGTEPYGQIRIPRIQGGAEPYGQIRIPDGLLFNVFRAPDGRFYTDHPRVKGPFRNYLRLRNAICHFFGCRNLQLRVTQGGPTIRPRGTRRASAPVVTEDSPSLPLPPPPPPPPPSDLVAAVAESASALTLQDADVSSSEELLSSSEESITSSPRTVPHSTINSSSSFSPFRLEKLMAGAAESASAQTLKEADVSSSEELLDATSSAELSTASPSSVLPDTADNSPPSASSVGPPILLCRPPNWYQDFYIRTDRKGYLQMYPDLGGPFGSLQEAEAAVNRHLDKRRLPEICQKPSEGPRAEWLIKQCLYYPDGMPKRGPNAPRKNSKHHMRPLVKAVVDQYNDYNNLYKDLAHELEDLVSFDWMYENNKTYYHFNFTTKANKADDVNLFFAEVMCIKNGYAVTCCCMIKPKDDGCCYGCTNPKQNVIHPNNSCAYIGGHVNGNVPFGGDDYSSDEDDEAFVARLRFFFKGQ, encoded by the exons ATGCCGCAACCTCATCCCCGCATCCAGGGTGGCACTGAGCCCTATGGGCAGATCAGGATTCCTCGCATCCAGGGTGGCGCTGAGCCCTATGGGCAGATCAGGATTCCCGACGGCTTACTGTTCAATGTCTTCCGCGCCCCGGACGGGAGATTCTACACCGACCATCCTCGCGTGAAGGGGCCGTTTCGCAACTACTTGCGCCTCAGAAATGCAATCTGTCACTTTTTTGGCTGCCGAAACCTGCAGCTGAGGGTGACGCAAGGCGGACCCACCATCCGTCCCCGGGGAACCCGTCGAGCCTCGGCACCGGTGGTAACAGAGGACTCGCCATCTCTgcccctaccgccgccgccgccgccgcctcctcc GTCTGACCTTGTGGCTGCTGTTGCTGAGTCTGCATCCGCACTAACTCTGCAAGATGCAGATGTTTCATCCTCGGAGGAGTTGCTCTCATCATCAGAAGAATCAATCACTTCCAGTCCTCGGACAGTGCCGCATAGCACCATTAATAGTTCGTCAAGCTTTTCCCCCTTCAGACTTGAGAAGCTTATGGCAGGTGCTGCCGAGTCTGCATCTGCACAAACCCTTAAAGAAGCAGATGTTTCATCCTCTGAGGAGTTGCTTGACGCTACATCATCTGCAGAATTGAGCACTGCCAGTCCAAGTAGTGTGTTGCCTGACACAGCTGACAACTCTCCACCATCAGCTTCTTCTGTTGGGCCTCCCATTCTGTTGTGCAGGCCCCCGAATTGGTATCAGGACTTTTACATTAGGACGGATCGGAAAGGATATCTGCAGATGTATCCTGATCTGGGCGGGCCATTTGGAAGCTTGCAGGAAGCTGAAGCTGCTGTCAATCGTCATCTTGACAAACGGCGGCTCCCAGAAAT ATGCCAGAAGCCATCCGAAGGTCCTCGTGCAGAGTGGCTTATTAAACAATGTCTTTACTATCccgatggcatgccaaagagaGGCCCCAATGCACCACGCAAGAATTCCAAGCATCACATGCGTCCCTTGGTTAAAGCTGTAGTGGACCAGTATAATGATTATAACAATCTTTACAAG GATCTTGCACATGAACTCGAAGATCTTGTGAGCTTTGACTGGATGTATGAGAATAATAAGACTTATTATCATTTTAACTTCACAACAAAGGCGAACAAAGCTGATGATGTCAATCTATTCTTTGCTGAAGTGATGTGCATAAAAAATGGTTATGCGGTCACCTGTTGTTGCATGATCAAACCTAAAGATGATG GTTGTTGCTATGGTTGCACCAATCCTAAGCAGAATGTTATACACCCAAATAATAGTTGTGCATACATTGGGGGGCATGTGAATGGAAATGTGCCATTTGGAGGTGATGATTACTCTAGCGATGAGGAT GATGAAGCTTTTGTGGCCAGACTAAGGTTTTTTTTTAAG GGGCAGTGA
- the LOC120670887 gene encoding protein cornichon homolog 4-like gives MVFVWLTAFFLVVALIVLVIYQLMCLADLEFDYINPFDSSSRINKVVMPEFVLQVLLSVLFLISGHWAMFLISAPMVYYNYTLYQRRQHLVDVTEIFNQLGREKKRRLFKIVSLIVLLFLSLFWMIWSVLSEEDE, from the exons ATGGTGTTCGTGTGGCTCACCGCGTTCTTCCTCGTCGTCGCGCTCATCGTGCTCGTCATCTACCAG TTGATGTGCTTGGCAGATTTAGAGTTTGATTATATCAACCCGTTTGATTCATCCTCTCGGATAAATAAGGTGGTTATGCCAGAATTCGTATTGCAAGTACTTCTGAGCGTACTGTTCCTCATATCTGGGCATTGGGCGATGTTCTTGATTTCTGCCCCAATGGTGTACTACAACTATACTTT GTACCAGCGGCGGCAACATTTAGTAGATGTGACGGAGATATTTAATCAACTTGGTCGTGAGAAGAAGCGCCGTCTTTTTAAGATAGTTAGTCTCATCGTTCTGCTATTCCTGTCCTTGTTCTG GATGATCTGGAGTGTATTGTCGGAGGAGGATGAATAG